The DNA region CTTGCCGGTGCCGCTCTCGCCCTGGAGCAGCACCGTCGAGGCCCCCGAGGAGGCGACGCGCGAGACCATCTCGAGCACCGCGCGCATCGCCGCGCTCTCGGCGACGACCCGGTCGAGCGAGAAGCGCGCCTGCTGCTCCTGGCGCAGCCGCTGGACCTCGCCGCGCAGCCGGCTGGCCTCGAGGCCCTTGCGGATGGAGAGCTTGACGCCCTCGAGGTTGAAGGGCTTGTTCAGGTAGTCGTAGGCGCCGGCGCGCATCGCCTGGACGGCGGTGTCGACCATGCCGTAGGCCGTGATCATGATGACGACGACCTCCGGCTCGGCGGCCTTGATCTTCTGGAGCACCTCGATGCCGCCCATGCCCGGGAGCTGGATGTCGAGCAGCACGAGGTCGGGCGGGGTCTCGCGCACGAGGCGCAGCGCGCTCTCGCCGTCCTCGGCGACCCAGACCTCGTAGCCGTCCTTGGCCAGCTCCTGCTGGAGCGACCAGCGGATCAGGTACTCGTCGTCGACGACGAGGATGCGCTCCTTTGCCATGGGCCTCGCTCTCCTGGTTGGCGGGACAAAGCGGGAGGATTATACCCGTTTCCCCGCGGGTTGTGTCCGCGGGAACAAGAGGCTAGGGCGCGGGGGCGACCTCGACCGTGCACGCCTCCCAGAGGCTGCCGCTGTCGGGAAGGTTGTCTGGGTTCGACAGCAGCTGCGTGCCGCTGCACAGCAGCGCGCCGCCGCGGTAGACGCTGATCGTGGCGGTGGTCGTCGTCACGGCGGCCTGCCAGTAGTAGTCGTAGAAGTGCACGAGGACCGCGTACGTGCCGGGCGTCGTGAACTTGCCCGCGACGATCTGCTCGCGCTGCTCGGTGCAGGCGGGGTAGCGGCAGTCGGCCTTGAGCAGCGGATTGTCCGAGGCGTCGCCGGCGACGCCCCAGTCGGGGTTCGGGTTGTTGCTGTAGCAGTCGTTGGCGTAGTCCCACCCGACAGTCCCCGCCCCGTCGGGCGGCCGCAGGCGCAGGTCGAGGTCCACCTGCGGGTTGTCCCAGGTGACCGTCGCCGAGAACTCGCAGCCCTCGACGACGATCCCGCGCGCGGTCGCCGCCGAGCAGATCTGGGGGTGGTGGGCGCCGCCGAAATCCAGCGTGTCGGCCGCCAGCAGGGCCGTGGCGCCGTCGGCGAAGGTCGGGTTGGGCGGCACCAGGTAGTGGCTCTCGAGCACGATCTTGTCGGTCGCGCCCCGGTCCCCCGTCGACTTGAAGATCTCCCAGAGCAGGGCGGACCAGATCTGCCCGTCGGCCTGCGCGGCGCCGACCTTGTCCTTGTACGTCTTCTTCGAGTCGACGCGGTCCGTGCAGCCGGATACGCTGCCCGCGCCGTTCCACTCGCCGACGCACGCCGGGTCGACGCCGTTGACGATGCTCTGGTCGTACGTCGAGCTGGCCGCCCAGTAGTCGGCGAAGCCCTCGCCCATCGCGGCGGCCTCGGTGGTGGTGCCGAGGTACTTGCCGGTCGACTGGTTGTCCTGGATCGCGTGCGCGTACTCGTGGAGGATGATGTCCGCGTCCTCGGCGTCGTCGACGCCCGCGCTGGAGAAGGCGAGGTAGCCCGTGCCGGGGGCGGTGCTGCTGGCAACGTAGTGCGAGGCGGCGCCGTGCGGGTCCACGAGGATCTGCCGCTGGTAGGCGTTGAAGCCGAGCCCCTGGATGTACCGCTGGTTCGCGTCGATGTGGTAGTAGACCATGACGTGCTCGAACTGGTCGGGCGTGCGCCCGAACAGGAAGGTTGCGTACTTCGACGTGGTGGAGACGACGCCCTTGGTGGCGGGGAACAGGTACGGGGGCTCCCTGGCATCGGTCACGTTGACGTAGCGCCCGCGCAGGAAGACCTGGCCGGTCGTGGCGTTGTACACCAGCTTGGGCAGCGGTTTCCGAACGTATGCGGGAGTGAACGCCGGGCCGTCGGCGTCGGCGTTGTCGCGCAGCGTCGTCCTGTTGAGGGGCCTCACCGGGTTCGGGTTGAAGACGCGGCCCCAGCCGTCCTTGTAGGTGACGGCGCGCTGCACCAGGTCGCGACGCAGCAGGACGCGGCCGTCGCCGGCGTCCACCGTCTGCTCGACGACGGCGAACGGCGAGCGCGACTCGGTGACGAAACGCCAGGCCAGCCGCGGCGTCTCCCCGTCGAGGTAGACCCCGAGTCGCGGCTCGCCGGACACCGAGGGCGGCGCGGAGGTGCCCGCCTCCCGCGCGGCGGCCTCGGCGCGCACGGCGCTCGCCA from bacterium includes:
- a CDS encoding M4 family metallopeptidase, whose protein sequence is ASAAAEGGPDATETARALSALRAGAGAPLRVERHPGSSRIRTIEGRLSAPAEGSPEAIAAGFLAEQAALFGLDPQAGDLVADEVRQSPGGFHVTFRQFAGGLPVFNGGVEVTLDRDRRVFLVNSEYVPAGGIALAPALAADEAVASAVRAEAAAREAGTSAPPSVSGEPRLGVYLDGETPRLAWRFVTESRSPFAVVEQTVDAGDGRVLLRRDLVQRAVTYKDGWGRVFNPNPVRPLNRTTLRDNADADGPAFTPAYVRKPLPKLVYNATTGQVFLRGRYVNVTDAREPPYLFPATKGVVSTTSKYATFLFGRTPDQFEHVMVYYHIDANQRYIQGLGFNAYQRQILVDPHGAASHYVASSTAPGTGYLAFSSAGVDDAEDADIILHEYAHAIQDNQSTGKYLGTTTEAAAMGEGFADYWAASSTYDQSIVNGVDPACVGEWNGAGSVSGCTDRVDSKKTYKDKVGAAQADGQIWSALLWEIFKSTGDRGATDKIVLESHYLVPPNPTFADGATALLAADTLDFGGAHHPQICSAATARGIVVEGCEFSATVTWDNPQVDLDLRLRPPDGAGTVGWDYANDCYSNNPNPDWGVAGDASDNPLLKADCRYPACTEQREQIVAGKFTTPGTYAVLVHFYDYYWQAAVTTTTATISVYRGGALLCSGTQLLSNPDNLPDSGSLWEACTVEVAPAP